Below is a window of Gossypium hirsutum isolate 1008001.06 chromosome A12, Gossypium_hirsutum_v2.1, whole genome shotgun sequence DNA.
TTGCCTTTTAATTACCTGTTTTTATTAAGAATTAATATTTGATACACTGtcaatggagtttttagactctacAATTAAATTCAAAGGATTGACAAGTGTCTTATAAGGgtttagtaaaatattaaaaaaataagtatttaaaaaaagagacatgaaaattttttaaagctgattgtggaataaaaaaattacactgtCAATGTATCAAACATTAACCCTTTTATTAATCTATATGAACTTTTTTATGGCATCTATTATGCAGTCATGTCGACCGATTATGATAGGAATTCCGTGCTAGGTAGCCTCTTCAAAGGTGCAACGTTGCACCTTGAGAAACCAATCACCATGGATGACATTAAGAACCTATGGCAATTTACATTAATTAAGGGACAGGAAATTAATGTACCGATTGTTGAAGCTAAAAGTTGTATCAAGGAGGTACAATCAATGGAGAGTGCGTTGGGTGTTGTCGTTGATGGGAGGCGGAATCTTCGGGATGAGAAAAGGAAACGACCACTCGAAGTGGAGAATGATAAGGAGGGAGATAATTGTGATCAAGGTTCTTCAACTCTAAAGAAGCCAAAGCTAATTTGGACTAATGAGCTACACAATAGGTTCCTCCAAGCTATTGACATGCTTGGTAGTGAAGGTATGTTTCTAGACTAGAATtctataaatttgatttttacaCTTGTTACAAGTCTATTCTTTTCGAAAAAGGTTTCAAAGTGTCGTATATTTGGAGCCAACATACCCTCAATGAATTAGAATTTCTCAAAGTCAAGTTGAGGTTTTGTCTCTCAACTTTGCGAGCCCGAGTTCCTAAGGCAATAAATTCAATAGAGTAAAAGTGTCGCATTAGATCGGGTCGTGTGTGGTCTACATAGGTAAaagtaatataaatatttttagaaatttcaaagaaaataatatGGGTCGACCTAAAATAGGCTTAGATTAGCCATTTACAAATATAGTTGggcttaggcaaaattttaggcccatgcTTTGAGTTGGACCAGACTTAGGCAAGCTTAAAGTGTGCTAAGTTCATACTTAAACTCGACTTGGCCCATAAGCACTTAACCCTTAAATAAGCAATTAAGGGCACATATGCTACCACTAAAGGGCAAGAGTTCAAAATTTACCAAGTGCGGATGCTCTCATCCCCTTGGTAGATAGTTGTGCACCATGCACAACTTGATTAAACAAGGCACTCCCATGCTGTTGAACCCACCATGTCAAACATTTAAGCTTTTCGTGGGATATAAAACCCGACCCGACTTTAGGACAAATTCCAAGCCATTGAATGATTCATTGACTCCAAATGCCTCAACAAATCTATATTGAACTATTGATTATAATGACAACCGGTCTCTATAATTATCATCTTCTTTGTTTTTTGTTAGCTTATCCAAAGAAAATACTTCAGGTTATGAATGTCACTGGATTGAGGAAAGAAAATGTTTCAAGCCATTTGCAGGTTTGTCCTTATCAATACAATGTAAATCCTTCTttgtattattaaatttaattactttaattggTCCCATTCAATTGCATTCAATTATATTGCTACAAGCAATATCATGCTTCAAAATCAGTTCGGTGATTGAACCAGTCAAGTTATCAGATTTTGATTCACTCGATTTAATTTATTTGACAATTGATTTGATCAatccaatatttaaaaaaaatacttttattttttgggtaaactacatctTGAGAAGATGCAAaatgatcattaaattatttgaaagttttcatttaagtcattgaactattcaaaagtttttatctAAGTCATTAGGCtattgagttatatatatatataaagcccAACAAGCAAGCTCCTAGTAATGATTTGAGAATCAATATAGTGCAAATAAAAAAAGTCATACGACAATGATTTTAACAGCCAATGACttgaataaaaacttttaaatagttcaatgatccttttttttttaagtttagtgatcaaaatataaatttactaatagtttaatgaccttgGATGTATTTCCACTTTTTTGGATTTAAGTTGAATTTGGGGTGGTTGGTTGGTGAGTTTAGGGctggtttttttatttatatttttattagattaactttttttttaggATTTGGGCTAGTCGGATTAATTAGTGAGTTTAGAGATAAACTTTTTTTTCATTGATTCAATCAATTTTTATTCATGATTCAACTAGTTTAATCCCTTTCTTTAAATTCTTACCTCAATCAATCTAATCCGCAATAAGATTTACTTTAATGTTCATTTTTCAGAAACATCGTCTCTTATTGAAACGCCAACAAGAAGCAATTCAAAACACCATAAGCTCCACTGTATCACAAGCAGCATCGCATCATGCCTTGTCTGAATTCAGTCCAAGAAATGGGTTTCATCGTTTTACAGACACAGCACAAACAACGTCAGTTGCAGAACAACATGGTTATATCAATGATCTGGTTCAAGACAATCTTAATGGTTAAAGTACCTTTTACGCAATGGAAGATCATGGTTTATGGTAGACCCATCAATTTTCAATTTGTTCATAGAGAATTTGGTGCAAAGGGAAagtcaactattaaatatatatatttaatgacaACATGCATGTAGTAATCAAATGATCAAGACTTTGATTTAAGCAAAAAAACAGATTTAAAATAATTGCAAAGTGTGATGTATGGtagaaattaataaatattgTAAGGAAAATGGGGCGTGTTGAGCAAGGTAAGCATTtgtaataatattagaaaatgaaaacTATCATTAGTAAGCAAAGCAACATTcacaaatggaaaaaaaataatatattatttgatatacgAGTTTGGTTTAATATTAGATTTAGTATTTAGATTTGATTTCAATGTttctttttgttcattttgatatttaagtttttttttatttcaattgttatctgaatttgattttaatattcaatttgatagttGAGTTATTTTTTGTCCCAATTAAGTAACTATGTGTTTAGAGAACATGTGTCAAATATTCATTGAGTCACATAATGTGATTTGGTCTagatatcaaattgaacattaaaacctGATAACAAAATGAAACACACAAAGTATCAAATCGAACATTGAAGCAGAAATCAAGAACCAAATGatgtataattcaattttgtATCTGAGTTTGACTTCAATGTACACTTCAGCacctaagttttttttaatttgatattttcttGTTTCCCACTTAAGCACTTgaatttgattttaatgtttaattcgatacttgaaggtttttttttctaattaagtaGTTATGTTCTTTAACTATCACCCGTGCATCAAATATTCATTAGCTCACATAATAGAGTTTGGTAGTTTAATCTTGATATCAAAGTAAACATTGAATATTGAAACCAAAGTAAAATATTAATCTTTTGGAACAAAGAAGAATAACCCAAAATTTTTAGACAAATTCTATTGATAATAAAGCAGCAGACCATGAGATTATATACCTTGAAATTGAAACAAACAATCTTATAAAATAAtctgaataaatgttatatatatattatatccagttttactttttattataatCAATTCTCTGGAATTTTGGTGCCAGAAACTGACTTTTCCCCCAGTTTGCCTTCAAACATGTCTTAATCTGGTAAAATCCTGATTTGGGTCTTCGTTGTTAGTTTCTGTCTTTCTTTATTTGTATGTTAATCTGGTTTTTGTTTGGTCTTGAATTTGTCACTGTATATTGGTTGGTTTTCGGGAgctgttttctttcttctttttttagaaACAGGACAGTTAAAAAGATGATGACTTCGGGCATGAATTTGATCACAACTGCTATTGCTTTTGCAACGAGTGTTATTTTTATTGTGTTTATTTGTTCAAGAATAATTTGTGGGAGGATTCGAGGGTCTCAATCTAGACAAATGTTTCACAGACAGTCCGAGATTGATCTTCAACAGGTATATTTCATTCTCTCAACTGAAACTTTTTTCTGTTCTTGTCAGAAAAAGAACAAATTTGTCAATTTGTGCCATGGAAATGTTCACTTGATTGcttttgatgttgtcatagaaccAATTCATGTAGAAAACAATATATCGAGTGAATTAGTCCTAAGTTTTCTTTACATTCTGTTAGCAGAAGATTCcacattaatttatattttaatagttttcaaaatgattaaattaaaattttaacctttttagaAAGCCATCATATCAAGTAGATTCGACTCATTGATCCTTCTATCCTTGTGTTACTCT
It encodes the following:
- the LOC107919491 gene encoding two-component response regulator ARR1; this encodes MAISYESNMNNVYAGVTVLLVDGDSTCLIILSKMLRSFGYKVVTTKQATDALCIIRDQQHKIDLVLMEACLHDMDKYELLETIRNISSIPIIVMSTDYDRNSVLGSLFKGATLHLEKPITMDDIKNLWQFTLIKGQEINVPIVEAKSCIKEVQSMESALGVVVDGRRNLRDEKRKRPLEVENDKEGDNCDQGSSTLKKPKLIWTNELHNRFLQAIDMLGSEAYPKKILQVMNVTGLRKENVSSHLQKHRLLLKRQQEAIQNTISSTVSQAASHHALSEFSPRNGFHRFTDTAQTTSVAEQHGYINDLVQDNLNG